TAGGATTCCTTGTTGGTGCTATTATTATCTTATTATCTGGAGCAAATCCTATAGAAGCCTATGGTGCATTAATACAAGGTGCCTTTGGTAGTTTGAAAAAAATTGGTGATACATTACTTTATTCTACAACATTAATTTTAACAGGTTTAGCTGTTGCTTTTGCATTTAAAACAGGTCTATTTAATATAGGTGCTTCTGGTCAGATGTTAATGGGTGGTTTTATTGCGGTATTATTAGGTATTACATTAGATTTACCAAGAATAATACTTCTTCCTATATGTATTACCTCATCTATTGTTGCTGGAGCTGTATGGGCATTTATTCCTGGGGTATTAAAGGCTAAATACCGTGTACATGAAGTTGTTACAACAATCATGATGAACTGGATCAGTGTTTGGACAGTCTATTACTTTGTTCCAGAGTTAATTAGAGGTCCCTTTGATACTGAATCAGCCAATGTACCTGCAAATGCTTTACTCAGAACGGAATGGATGACAAAGTTATTTGATGGTTCATATGTAAACTTAGGATTATTTCTTGCATTAATAACTGCTCTAATCATATGGTGGGTACTTGATCGTACAACATTTGGTTATGAATTAAAAGCTGTTGGTTTTAATCCTGATGCAGCTCAATATTCTGGTATGAAAGTTAATAGAAACATCATCTATTCCATGATGATTTCTGGTGCATTAGCTGGTTTAGCGGGTGCCACTTTCTATATCGGTTATGCAAGTAACATTAAGATAGGTGTATCTCCAACACAGGGTTTTGATGGTATCGCTGTTGCTTTATTAGGTTTAAACCATCCACTAGGAGTAGTTTTAGCCGCATTATTATTCGGTTTTATGAATGCTGGTAAATTATCTATGCAGATTGCAACAGGTGTTCCAAATGAATTAGTGCCTATTATTATTGCTACCATCATCTTCTTTGCTGCTACAAATGAAATGATTAAAGGTTGGTTAAAAAGAATTGGAAATAAAAAGAGCGATAAGGAAAGGGGTGCTAAATAATGTGGGATGCGTTAACGAGTATTATTCCATTAGGGATAGCTTATACAGCGCCTTTATTAATCATTGCACTAGGCGGTCTATATTCTGAGCGTAGTGGTATTGTTAATATTGGCCTTGAAGGTTTAATGGGTATGGGAGCATTTGCTACTGCAGTATTTATTGCCTTAACTCAAAGTACGCTAGGGGTAGCTTCTGTTTGGATTGGTTTATTAGTTGGTGCTTTAGCAGGTGGGTTATTATCCTATTTACATGCTTTTGCGTCAGTATCCATGCGAGCTAACCAAGTTATTTCTGGTACAGCTATCAACATTTTATCAGCTGCTTTAACAGTGTATTTAGCTAGAGCTATAACTGGTAGTGGTAATGTACAGATCATTCAAAAGTTTAGTAAGTCAGATGTAGCTGGATTATCCAGTATTCCTGTCATAGGTCCATTATTCTTTTCAAATGCATATATTACTACTTATATAGTAATGGCCATTGTTATATTTAGTTGGTATATGCTTTATAAAAGACCATTCGGTCTACGTTTAAGAGCCTGCGGGGAAAACCCACAAGCTGCAGATTCGATGGGTATCAACGTACAAAAAATGCGTTATATTGGTGTAATTATTTCTGGTGCTTTAGCCGGATTAGGTGGAGCTATTGTTATTACAACTTACTCAGGTGAATTCTCTAACTTAACATTTAATGGTTTAGGTTTCTTAGCCTTAGCAGCATTAATATTTGGTAAATGGAACCCATGGGGAGTCCTTGGTGCATCACTATTCTTTGGTTTTGCAAAGACATTAGCGTCTATGACGTTAATATTTGATAACCTTAAGGATATGCCAAACATTTTATTCAATACATTCCCATACGTAGTAACATTAATCGCTTTAATGCTATTCAGTAAAAATGCTGCAGGACCAAAAGCAGCTGGAGAACCATATGATCCAGGTAAAAGATAGATAATAATATTCTATATATATAGAAAGAATCGTTCCTTAGGGACGGTTCTTTTTTTATGCAATAGGAAAGTTCGCGTTTTGCTCGCAAGGTACCGTACTTTCCTGTTCCAGTTTTAACGTGGCGGTAATCACTTTTCTTGATTGCTAATCCACAAGTCTCTTTTGAAGACGTAGAGAAGCTTAATTTATTTTATAGAGTAATGTAATACTTTTATGTAATTATAATAACCTTTAAATGAAATGACGCATATATACGCTTCAAATCCAATTTAAGAGGTTTTAAGTATATAATGCTAACATTCTATATAGAAAGGTTAAAAGGGCATAATAAGGATAATAATAGCATAATAACATACGTATATAAAATATCACTTTAGTTATAATAGTAAAGAGTGATTATTGGAGTTTATGAATGTAATTATTTCAATAAAATAGGAGTAATAAAATGCCATAAAAAAATATGTTGAAAAGTTGTTGACAACAGGTTCTAGGTTTAGTATAATATCTCTTGCGTTTGAAAATTTAATTGTTCAAATACGGAGAAGTACTCAAGTGGCTGAAGAGGTGCC
This is a stretch of genomic DNA from Vallitalea okinawensis. It encodes these proteins:
- a CDS encoding ABC transporter permease produces the protein MSKLSEMFMDDARRNRMVPFISVILGFLVGAIIILLSGANPIEAYGALIQGAFGSLKKIGDTLLYSTTLILTGLAVAFAFKTGLFNIGASGQMLMGGFIAVLLGITLDLPRIILLPICITSSIVAGAVWAFIPGVLKAKYRVHEVVTTIMMNWISVWTVYYFVPELIRGPFDTESANVPANALLRTEWMTKLFDGSYVNLGLFLALITALIIWWVLDRTTFGYELKAVGFNPDAAQYSGMKVNRNIIYSMMISGALAGLAGATFYIGYASNIKIGVSPTQGFDGIAVALLGLNHPLGVVLAALLFGFMNAGKLSMQIATGVPNELVPIIIATIIFFAATNEMIKGWLKRIGNKKSDKERGAK
- a CDS encoding ABC transporter permease, encoding MWDALTSIIPLGIAYTAPLLIIALGGLYSERSGIVNIGLEGLMGMGAFATAVFIALTQSTLGVASVWIGLLVGALAGGLLSYLHAFASVSMRANQVISGTAINILSAALTVYLARAITGSGNVQIIQKFSKSDVAGLSSIPVIGPLFFSNAYITTYIVMAIVIFSWYMLYKRPFGLRLRACGENPQAADSMGINVQKMRYIGVIISGALAGLGGAIVITTYSGEFSNLTFNGLGFLALAALIFGKWNPWGVLGASLFFGFAKTLASMTLIFDNLKDMPNILFNTFPYVVTLIALMLFSKNAAGPKAAGEPYDPGKR